In Microbacterium sp. zg-Y818, the genomic window AGGTCTCCACAGTCGGTGCGATGATCCTCGGCGCCTCGATGATCCCGTTCTTCCTCAACGTCTGGATCACGGCGCGCAAGGCACCGAAGGTGACCGTCAACGACCCGTGGGGTTACGGCGGTTCGCTGGAGTGGGTGACCAGCTGCCCGCCGCCGCGGCACAACTTCACCTCGATCCCGCGCATCCGCAGCGAGCGCCCGGCATTCGACGTCAACCATCCCGAGGCCGGTGTGCCGGTCGGAGTCGGACCCGCGCGCGATGCGCCCGACGCACCGGTGGAAGAGGCCGACGGCGAGGTGACACGGGAGTGACCGGACGGTTTCTAGACTTGTCGCGTGCAGGCAGCCCGATACGTCAGTGACACCGCCAGAGCGAACTGGAGCTCACTGCTCTCCGCGATCGTGGGTGTGGCCCTTGCCCTCTCGGTGGCAGCGGTCAAGGGCCGCATCGATCCGCTGACCGTCGGGGTCGAGATCTACCTGTTCGCGTGGCCGTCCTTCGGGGTGATCTACCTCGTCTGGACGCACGCCGCCTACAGCGGTGACGGGATCGCCGCACGCGCACGCCGCGAGCGGGAGCTGCAGCGACGCTGGTGGTGGTCGCTGATCGGCTACGGCGGTGCGTCCAGCTGGACGCTCACCGCCGCGCTCGGCGCCGTGGTGGTGACGGTCATCGTCGCCCAGACGCCGGCCTACCGCGGCGACGTGCTGTACGTCGCCTTGGGTCTGCTGTGCGTGGCATCCTCCTGGGCGCTGATGGTGTATTCCTTCGCGCTGCAGTACCTGCGACTGCAGGCCGGCGCCGACGACGACACCCACATCGGGTTCGAGGTGCCCGGCCCGACGCGGTTCGGCGACTACCTCAACCTGACCATTCTGCTGTCGACCATGGCGGCGACGGTGTCGGCGACGATCCGCACGCGGGAAGCCTGGTCGGTGGTGCGCACGAACGTGCTGTTCGCCTTCACCTTCAACTCAGTGATCGTGGCGATGGTCGTCTCGCTGCTGCTCGGAGGCCTCGCCGGCTGAGCGGGCGGGGACGCTGGCCCTCAGCGTTGCGGGACACGCCCGAACACGTGCAGACCCAGGTCGGCGCTCAGTCGCTCACTGATGAGGGCGCCGCGCACGCTGGTGCCCTGCTCGTCCAGGGGCGGGCTGATCACTGCGGCGCCGAGGACCCCCGGAGCCGACAGCACGATGGCCCCGGACACACTGGACTTGGCCGGCACGCCGACCCGACGCATCCAGCGCCCGGAGCCGTCGTACACGCCGCACGTCGCCATCACCGACACGACGTCGCGCGCCACCTCACGCGGGACCACACGTTCGCCGGTGAGGGGGTTCACTCCCCCGCAGGCGAGGGTCGCGCCCATCACCGCAAGGGTGCGGGCATCCACCAGCATGGCGCACGCGCGGGCGTACACCGCCACGGCGTCGTCGGCGCTCGCCTGCAGCGTGCCCTCGGCGCGCATGAGGTGCGCCAGCGCATGATTTCGGTCGCCGAGCAGGTGCTCGTTGTGGGCGACGTCCTCGTCGACCTCGAGCGGCTTGCCCGCGAACGCCGAAAGCCCGCGGAGAATGCGCTCGTCACGGTCGGCAGCGGTGTCGCCGTCGACCAGCGACGCCGTCAGCAGGGCGCCCGCGTTGACCATCGGGTTCGGCGGGCGCCCGGTTCCGCTTTCGAGCTTGATCGCGTCGAATGCCTCGCCCGTCGGCTCGATGCCGATGCGATCGAGCGCCTCACCGCCGGTGTCGCAGAGGGCGAGCGCGAAGAGGAACGGTTTGACGGCGGACTGCACGCTGCAGGGCAGGTCGGCCTGCGCGCTCTCATGGACGGTGCCGTCGGCGAGCACCAGCGCGATGGCGCAGAGGTCCGGGTCCGCCTCAGCGAGCTCGGGGATGCTGTCGTTCACCTCGCCGCTGTGGTGCTCGCGCATTTCGTCGCGCAGCGCGTCGAGGTCGTAGGTGCGGGGGTCGCGGGGTCCGCTCATCGGTCCAGCCTCCCATGAAGCCGCGCCGTTCCCGATGCCCTGCAGCGCGTGGGCCGAGAAGGCCGACAGGATAAGACACGGGCGGCATCTGCAATAGGGATTGCGCAGGATTCGTTCCGGCAGTGAAGTGGTGCGATGAGCAGAGAAATCGCAGCGATCACGCCCACGGCGCCGATCGGTTTGAAACGAGCGGTGGGCACGCCCCTGCTCTTCGCGTTCATCGTCGGCGACACGCTCGGTGCCGGCATCTACACGCTCGTCGGCTCGATGGCCGCGGACGTGGGTGGCGTCATCTGGCTGCCGCTGCTGCTCGCGCTCGTCGTCGCCCTGCTCACCGCGGGCACGTATGCGGAGCTGATCACGAAGTACCCGCATGCGGGCGGCGCGGCCCGGTACATCGACCGCGCGTTCGGCAAACCGTATGTGTCGTTCCTCGTCGGGTTCCTGATGATGGCATCGGGAATCACGACCGCGGCCGCCCTGGCGAACGCCTTCGCCGGCGACTACCTCAGTGCTCTCATCGACGTGCCGCAGGTCCCCGCGGCGATCGTGTTCATCGCGGTGCTCACCCTCATCAACCTCAGGGGGGTGCGGGAGTCCCTCGGTGCGAACCTGGTCGCCTCGGTGATCGAGGTGAGCGGCCTGGTCATCGTGATCGTCGTCTGCGCCATCGTCTTCGGCAACGGCGACGGGGACCCGGCACGCATCTTCGAGTTCGCCCCCGACGTCCCCCCGGTGCAGGGTGCATTCGCGGCATCCATCATCGCTTTCTTCTCGTTCCTCGGCTTCGAGGCTGCGGCGAACATGGCCGAAGAGGTCAAGAATCCGTCGAGGGCCTACCCGCGGGCACTGTTCGGCGCCATCATCACCGCCGCCGTGGTCTACCTGCTCATCGCGATCGGCGCGGTGATCGTGCTGCCGCCCGAGGAACTGGCCACGTCCACCGGCCCCCTCCTCGACGTCGTCGCCGCCAGCGGTGTCGGCATCCCCGCGTGGCTGTTCGGACTCATCGCGTTGGTGGCCATCGCGAACGGCGCCCTGCTCTTCATGGTGATGGCCAGTCGCGTCACCTACGGCCTGGCCGAGGCGGGCCTGCTGCCGCACGCGTTCGCCCGCGTGCTGCCCAACCGCCGCACGCCGTGGGTGTCGATCCTCGTGGTCGCCGGCATCACGATGGCCCTCACCCTGGTGGGAGATGTCTCCACCCTGGCCGAGACGACGGTGCTGCTGCTTCTGCTGGTGTTCCTCTCGGCCAATGTCAGCGTGCTGGCACTGAAGAAGGACAAGGTCGATCACCGTCACTTCTCGGTGCCGCGGTTCATCCCCGTTCTCGGGATCCTCGCGTGCCTCGTGCTGCTGGCCCAGCAGTCGTGGACGGTCTGGCTGGGGTCGCTGGCGTACGTCGCGGTGGGCTCCGTGCTCTTCTTCGTCGCCCGCTACGGCCGCAAGCGCGGCGACAGGAAGCTCCAGGCGCGCGCCTGAGGCGCCCGTGGGATAAGCCGCCGCGGGCATGTCGGTGCCGGCGCGTAGGGTCGACCGCGTGGTGAGACGCGATGGCCTGCCGGGCCCGTGCCACCTCTGCGGCGGCTCCCACGGTGCCCGGTGCGACGGCGGGTGGGTCTGCGCCGATTGCGGGTGGCGGTACGGCGACGTGCCCGACCCCGACCTTCCGCTCCCCCGCATCGACGTCGTGTACTACCTGCGCTTCGACGCACGGGTCAAAATCGGCACGAGCGCCCAGCCGCGCCGACGCCTCGCAGCGATCTGGCACGATGAGCTGCTCGCATTCGAACGCGGCGGTCGCGCCGTGGAGCAGCAACGGCATCGGGAGTTCGCCCCACTTCGCGAGGGCGGCGAGTGGTTCACCCTCACCGACCCGCTGACCACGCACGTGGCGCGGCTGCGCGCCGACGGAGACCCGTGGCAGCTCTACGCACGCTGGCTCAGCGCGGCCCTGCGGGGCTGATCGCGCCAGCGGTCGATGGCGTATCGAACGCAAGATCCAACGTCAACCCTCTGCGCGATTCCGGAACCGCGGACAGGCTGGTCGCACCGCAAAAGAGCGAAGGGATCATCGTGACGACCGAGGTCATGCCGCACGCACAGCAGCGACTGTCCCTCCCGCCCGTCGCGCCGCGCTCGTCGCGACTGCAGTGGCATCCCGTCACCGCGGATCGCTTCGAGGTCACGCTGCGCGGCGCCACCGTCGGCTTCATCGAGATCGTCGGCTCGGTCTACGTCAGCCTGGCCGGACCCCGCTACGCCCGTGCCGTCGAGGTGGCCCAGTCCCTGGTGTGGACCGACGCCCTCGTCGCCCTGGATCCCGGGCGCACGCGCGGGGGACGGTGACGCCAGGGCTGGACGGGTCTATCGTTCCGGCATGACCACTGATCCGGCCGTTCTGGGCTGGCTGCTCGACTCGGACCCCGCCGTGCGATGGCAGGTCGAGCGCGACCTGCTCGGAGCTCCGCCCGAGCACTGGGAGCGCACGCGAGCACGGGTGGCGACCGAGGGCTTCGGCGCCCGGCTGCTCGGCCTGCAGGATGCCGACGGGCAGTGG contains:
- a CDS encoding APC family permease, which gives rise to MSREIAAITPTAPIGLKRAVGTPLLFAFIVGDTLGAGIYTLVGSMAADVGGVIWLPLLLALVVALLTAGTYAELITKYPHAGGAARYIDRAFGKPYVSFLVGFLMMASGITTAAALANAFAGDYLSALIDVPQVPAAIVFIAVLTLINLRGVRESLGANLVASVIEVSGLVIVIVVCAIVFGNGDGDPARIFEFAPDVPPVQGAFAASIIAFFSFLGFEAAANMAEEVKNPSRAYPRALFGAIITAAVVYLLIAIGAVIVLPPEELATSTGPLLDVVAASGVGIPAWLFGLIALVAIANGALLFMVMASRVTYGLAEAGLLPHAFARVLPNRRTPWVSILVVAGITMALTLVGDVSTLAETTVLLLLLVFLSANVSVLALKKDKVDHRHFSVPRFIPVLGILACLVLLAQQSWTVWLGSLAYVAVGSVLFFVARYGRKRGDRKLQARA
- the glsA gene encoding glutaminase A; amino-acid sequence: MSGPRDPRTYDLDALRDEMREHHSGEVNDSIPELAEADPDLCAIALVLADGTVHESAQADLPCSVQSAVKPFLFALALCDTGGEALDRIGIEPTGEAFDAIKLESGTGRPPNPMVNAGALLTASLVDGDTAADRDERILRGLSAFAGKPLEVDEDVAHNEHLLGDRNHALAHLMRAEGTLQASADDAVAVYARACAMLVDARTLAVMGATLACGGVNPLTGERVVPREVARDVVSVMATCGVYDGSGRWMRRVGVPAKSSVSGAIVLSAPGVLGAAVISPPLDEQGTSVRGALISERLSADLGLHVFGRVPQR
- a CDS encoding DUF1345 domain-containing protein translates to MQAARYVSDTARANWSSLLSAIVGVALALSVAAVKGRIDPLTVGVEIYLFAWPSFGVIYLVWTHAAYSGDGIAARARRERELQRRWWWSLIGYGGASSWTLTAALGAVVVTVIVAQTPAYRGDVLYVALGLLCVASSWALMVYSFALQYLRLQAGADDDTHIGFEVPGPTRFGDYLNLTILLSTMAATVSATIRTREAWSVVRTNVLFAFTFNSVIVAMVVSLLLGGLAG
- a CDS encoding GIY-YIG nuclease family protein; amino-acid sequence: MVRRDGLPGPCHLCGGSHGARCDGGWVCADCGWRYGDVPDPDLPLPRIDVVYYLRFDARVKIGTSAQPRRRLAAIWHDELLAFERGGRAVEQQRHREFAPLREGGEWFTLTDPLTTHVARLRADGDPWQLYARWLSAALRG